Proteins encoded together in one Gemmatimonadota bacterium window:
- a CDS encoding PadR family transcriptional regulator — protein MARPYSPTLLGYVLLGLLNQLPRSGYDVRLEMESTPMAHFSSSPGSIYPALQLLKKNGFIDSEVIHRSRLKPREVFHLTEKGKKALGAWLHKRLAVSDLRDNLSELMLRFRFMEDIASDQETLRFLQDFRRKARTYASILKSQTRTQAESSLHFALSLQREISMIQMHIEWADQAMTAFEASKPNGS, from the coding sequence TGCTGAACCAGCTTCCGCGGTCGGGCTATGACGTCCGCCTGGAGATGGAATCAACGCCCATGGCCCATTTCAGCAGCAGTCCCGGTTCGATCTATCCGGCGCTCCAGCTGCTGAAGAAAAACGGTTTCATCGACAGCGAGGTCATCCACCGCTCCCGGTTGAAGCCGAGGGAAGTGTTCCACCTGACCGAGAAAGGTAAAAAAGCCCTCGGCGCGTGGCTGCACAAGCGGCTCGCCGTATCCGATCTGAGGGACAACCTCTCCGAGTTGATGCTCAGGTTCCGGTTCATGGAAGACATCGCTAGCGACCAGGAAACGCTGCGGTTCCTCCAGGATTTCAGGCGAAAGGCCAGGACCTACGCCAGCATCCTCAAGTCTCAGACCAGGACGCAGGCCGAAAGCTCGCTCCATTTCGCCCTTTCACTGCAGCGGGAGATCTCAATGATCCAGATGCATATCGAATGGGCGGACCAGGCCATGACGGCTTTCGAAGCTTCGAAGCCAAACGGGTCGTAA